The proteins below are encoded in one region of Micromonospora yangpuensis:
- a CDS encoding trimeric intracellular cation channel family protein — translation MSTSTALLLADLTGVAVFAASGASAAVAKRLDLFGVVFVGFVAALGGGIFRDLAIGEVPPLAFADWRYAATAALTAVAVFWLHPQLARLRTTVLVLDAAGLGLFTVTGTVKALEAQVPAVGACVIGMLTAIGGGLGRDLLTGEIPVVLRREIYAVAALAGAVAVVVLDLLDRAGAVPLTVATLLVFGLRLIALRRRWSAPVAMLRPPSTGPT, via the coding sequence GTGAGCACCTCCACCGCCCTGCTTCTGGCCGACCTGACCGGGGTGGCCGTCTTCGCCGCCTCCGGTGCCTCCGCCGCGGTGGCCAAACGGCTCGACCTGTTCGGGGTCGTCTTCGTCGGCTTCGTCGCCGCCCTCGGCGGTGGGATCTTCCGCGATCTGGCCATCGGTGAGGTTCCGCCGTTGGCCTTCGCCGACTGGCGGTACGCCGCCACCGCCGCGCTGACCGCCGTCGCCGTGTTCTGGCTGCACCCGCAGCTCGCCCGGCTCCGCACCACCGTGCTGGTGCTGGACGCCGCCGGCCTGGGTCTGTTCACCGTCACCGGTACGGTCAAGGCCCTGGAGGCCCAGGTGCCGGCGGTCGGCGCCTGCGTGATCGGCATGCTCACCGCGATCGGTGGCGGACTCGGCCGGGATCTGCTCACCGGCGAGATCCCGGTGGTGCTGCGCCGGGAGATCTACGCGGTGGCCGCGCTGGCCGGCGCGGTCGCCGTGGTCGTGCTGGATCTGCTCGACCGGGCCGGAGCGGTCCCGCTCACCGTGGCGACGCTGCTGGTCTTCGGCCTCCGCCTGATCGCGTTGCGCCGTCGCTGGTCCGCCCCGGTGGCAATGCTCCGTCCACCGAGCACCGGCCCCACCTGA
- a CDS encoding RNA polymerase sigma factor: MTEPRHTGADVRSLTDTLIAHAQTAGGQLTSAQLARTVESAEVTPAQAKKILRALSEAGVTVVVDGSASTRRRVAAARSATPASRATTAKTTRKAAAPAPKQAAAAEETPPPARKATARKAAGATGEVAAKVVPAKAAKSTRATKATVAAAAGKPTKAAGKAKGEGAEGDIDPEELAAAIEDVVVEEPAELARAAAADAAGAATDNDFEWDDEESEALKQARRDAELTASADSVRAYLKQIGKVPLLNAEQEVELAKRIEAGLYAAERLRAADEGEEKMTRDMVRDLGWISRDGERAKNHLLEANLRLVVSLAKRYTGRGMAFLDLIQEGNLGLIRAVEKFDYTKGYKFSTYATWWIRQAITRAMADQARTIRIPVHMVEVINKLGRIQRELLQDLGREPTPEELAKEMDITPEKVLEIQQYAREPISLDQTIGDEGDSQLGDFIEDSEAVVAVDAVSFSLLQDQLQQVLQTLSEREAGVVRLRFGLTDGQPRTLDEIGQVYGVTRERIRQIESKTMSKLRHPSRSQVLRDYLD, from the coding sequence GTGACAGAACCCCGCCACACCGGCGCCGACGTACGCTCGCTCACCGACACGCTGATCGCGCACGCGCAGACCGCCGGCGGCCAGTTGACGTCGGCCCAGCTCGCGCGCACGGTGGAGTCCGCTGAGGTGACTCCGGCCCAGGCCAAGAAGATTCTGCGGGCGCTCTCCGAAGCGGGAGTGACCGTGGTCGTGGACGGCTCGGCGAGCACCCGACGCCGGGTCGCCGCCGCCCGGTCGGCCACCCCGGCCTCCCGGGCCACCACCGCCAAGACCACCAGGAAGGCCGCCGCGCCGGCGCCCAAGCAGGCAGCCGCCGCGGAGGAGACTCCACCACCGGCGCGTAAGGCGACCGCACGCAAGGCCGCCGGCGCCACCGGCGAGGTGGCCGCCAAGGTCGTGCCGGCCAAGGCGGCGAAGTCCACCCGTGCCACCAAGGCGACGGTGGCCGCCGCCGCGGGCAAGCCCACCAAGGCCGCCGGCAAGGCCAAGGGTGAGGGTGCCGAGGGCGACATCGACCCCGAGGAGCTCGCCGCCGCCATCGAGGACGTGGTGGTCGAGGAGCCGGCGGAGCTGGCCCGGGCCGCCGCGGCGGACGCCGCGGGAGCGGCGACCGACAACGACTTCGAGTGGGACGACGAGGAGTCCGAGGCCCTCAAGCAGGCCCGCCGGGACGCCGAGCTGACCGCGTCCGCCGACTCCGTCCGGGCGTACCTGAAGCAGATCGGCAAGGTCCCGCTGCTCAACGCCGAGCAGGAGGTGGAGCTGGCCAAGCGGATCGAGGCCGGCCTCTACGCCGCCGAGCGGCTGCGCGCGGCCGACGAGGGCGAAGAGAAGATGACCCGGGACATGGTCCGTGACCTGGGTTGGATCTCCCGCGACGGTGAGCGGGCCAAGAACCACCTGCTGGAGGCCAACCTCCGGCTGGTGGTCTCGCTGGCCAAGCGGTACACCGGTCGTGGGATGGCCTTCCTCGACCTCATCCAGGAAGGCAACCTCGGCCTCATCCGCGCCGTCGAGAAGTTCGACTACACCAAGGGCTACAAGTTCTCCACCTACGCCACCTGGTGGATCCGCCAGGCCATCACCCGCGCCATGGCCGACCAGGCCCGCACCATCCGCATCCCCGTCCACATGGTCGAGGTGATCAACAAGCTCGGCCGGATCCAGCGCGAGCTTCTCCAGGACCTGGGCCGCGAGCCCACGCCGGAGGAGCTGGCCAAGGAGATGGACATCACACCGGAGAAGGTGCTGGAGATCCAGCAGTACGCCCGGGAGCCCATCTCGCTCGACCAGACCATCGGCGACGAGGGCGACAGCCAGCTGGGCGACTTCATCGAGGACTCGGAGGCCGTGGTCGCGGTCGACGCGGTCTCCTTCTCGCTCCTGCAGGACCAGCTCCAGCAGGTGCTGCAGACGCTCTCCGAGCGGGAGGCCGGGGTGGTCCGACTGCGGTTCGGGTTGACCGACGGCCAGCCGCGTACGCTTGACGAGATCGGCCAGGTCTACGGGGTGACCCGGGAGCGGATCCGGCAGATCGAGTCCAAGACGATGTCGAAGCTGCGGCACCCGTCGCGCTCCCAGGTGCTTCGTGACTACCTCGACTGA
- a CDS encoding ABC transporter ATP-binding protein, translating to MSEVVLTGVVKRYGPVTALDGVDLRVPAGELTAVLGPSGCGKTTLLRCLAGFERLDDGEIRLDGRPVAGGGRHLPTHRRRIAVVPQEGALFPHLSVAANIGYGLDRAARRGDRVDEVLTLVGLAGYGDRMPHQLSGGQQQRVAVARALAPRPSLVLLDEPFSALDAGLRAGLRHDIRAALRADGATAVLVTHDQGEALSVADRVVVLRAGRVVQADTPTTIYREPADPWVAGFVGDAVLLSAVADGGRARTALGPIPIAGAAPSGAVTVLVRPEQVRILPAPRTDTVPATVLRHDFHGHDALVGLRLADGTRVTARILDDASTAPVGTDVAVRVDGTARAWPA from the coding sequence ATGAGCGAGGTCGTGCTGACCGGCGTCGTCAAACGGTACGGCCCGGTCACCGCGCTCGACGGGGTGGACCTGAGGGTGCCCGCCGGCGAGCTGACCGCCGTGCTGGGCCCGTCCGGGTGCGGCAAGACCACGTTGCTGCGCTGCCTGGCCGGCTTCGAACGCCTCGACGACGGCGAGATCCGGCTCGACGGCCGGCCGGTGGCCGGTGGCGGCCGGCACCTGCCGACGCACCGCCGCCGGATCGCCGTGGTGCCGCAGGAGGGTGCCCTCTTCCCGCACCTGAGCGTGGCCGCGAACATCGGCTACGGCCTGGACCGGGCCGCCCGGCGCGGTGACCGGGTGGACGAGGTGCTGACCCTGGTCGGGCTGGCCGGCTACGGCGACCGGATGCCGCACCAGCTCTCCGGCGGACAGCAGCAGCGGGTGGCGGTGGCCCGGGCACTGGCCCCCCGGCCGTCGCTGGTGCTGCTCGACGAACCGTTCAGCGCCCTCGACGCCGGGCTGCGCGCCGGGCTGCGCCACGACATCCGGGCGGCGCTGCGCGCCGACGGGGCGACCGCGGTGCTGGTCACCCACGACCAGGGCGAGGCGCTGTCGGTGGCCGACCGGGTGGTGGTGCTGCGCGCCGGCCGGGTGGTGCAGGCCGACACCCCGACCACCATCTACCGGGAACCCGCCGACCCGTGGGTGGCCGGCTTCGTCGGCGACGCGGTGCTGCTGTCCGCGGTCGCCGACGGAGGTCGGGCCCGGACCGCGCTCGGCCCGATCCCGATCGCCGGGGCGGCACCGTCCGGGGCGGTCACCGTCCTGGTCCGCCCGGAACAGGTACGCATCCTGCCGGCCCCGCGCACGGACACCGTCCCGGCGACGGTGCTGCGGCACGACTTCCACGGCCACGACGCGCTGGTGGGGCTCCGGCTGGCCGACGGCACCCGGGTCACCGCCCGGATCCTCGACGACGCGAGCACCGCACCGGTCGGCACCGACGTGGCGGTACGGGTCGACGGCACCGCCCGCGCCTGGCCCGCCTGA
- a CDS encoding carbohydrate kinase family protein, with protein MTGPGRVLVVGDVVTDVVAMLAGPVAPGSDTPAAIRMTGGGQAANTAAWLAAQGVPVTLVAAVGADDAGRDRTGELTRGGVVCAVESHRDAATGTVIVLAGADERTMVTERGANLLLSPGHVERAVAAAPDARHLHLSGYPLLDAASRPAGLRALAVARERGLTTSVDAASAAPLRQVGAEAFLTWVRDVDLLLVNADEATALAGGTEPAAQARTLSGWVRRVVVKRGAAGALWADRDVTVDGPAAPQVPVVDVTGAGDAFAAGLLAAWLTGEPVPAALERAGALGAAAVGTPGARPPG; from the coding sequence GTGACCGGTCCGGGGCGCGTCCTGGTCGTCGGTGACGTGGTGACCGACGTGGTCGCAATGCTGGCCGGCCCGGTCGCCCCCGGCTCGGACACGCCCGCGGCGATCCGGATGACCGGCGGCGGCCAGGCCGCGAACACCGCCGCCTGGCTGGCCGCCCAGGGCGTACCGGTGACGCTGGTCGCCGCCGTGGGCGCCGACGACGCGGGCCGGGACCGGACGGGCGAGCTGACCCGGGGCGGCGTGGTCTGTGCGGTCGAGTCGCACCGCGACGCGGCCACCGGCACGGTGATCGTGCTGGCCGGCGCGGACGAGCGGACCATGGTCACCGAGCGGGGGGCAAACCTGCTGCTGAGCCCGGGGCACGTCGAGCGGGCGGTCGCTGCGGCGCCGGACGCCCGGCACCTGCACCTGTCCGGGTACCCGCTGTTGGACGCCGCCTCCCGGCCGGCCGGGCTGCGCGCGCTGGCCGTGGCGCGCGAGCGCGGTCTGACCACCAGCGTCGACGCGGCCTCCGCGGCCCCGCTGCGGCAGGTCGGGGCGGAGGCCTTCCTGACCTGGGTACGCGACGTGGACCTGCTGCTGGTAAACGCCGACGAGGCGACGGCGCTGGCCGGTGGTACGGAGCCGGCGGCGCAGGCCCGGACGCTGTCCGGGTGGGTCCGGCGGGTGGTGGTGAAGCGGGGTGCGGCCGGGGCGCTCTGGGCCGATCGGGACGTGACGGTCGACGGGCCGGCGGCACCCCAGGTGCCGGTGGTCGACGTCACCGGTGCCGGCGACGCGTTCGCCGCCGGCCTGCTGGCCGCCTGGCTGACCGGGGAGCCGGTGCCGGCGGCGCTGGAGCGGGCCGGAGCGCTCGGCGCGGCGGCGGTCGGCACCCCCGGCGCCCGGCCGCCCGGCTGA
- a CDS encoding DUF3099 domain-containing protein, producing the protein MKRPAYQPILITDASRSQGDQLTSRQRRYVVMMIFRVACVVAGAVLVGVEAPLLWLWLPLCGVGMVLVPWLAVLLANDRPPKEQHRLANRFQRRAREEAAPRTLTAEEHPHKIIEVEP; encoded by the coding sequence GTGAAGCGTCCGGCGTACCAGCCGATCCTGATCACCGATGCCTCACGCAGCCAGGGCGACCAGCTCACCAGTCGCCAGCGGCGCTACGTGGTGATGATGATCTTCCGGGTGGCCTGTGTGGTCGCCGGGGCCGTCCTGGTCGGGGTGGAGGCCCCGCTGCTCTGGCTCTGGCTGCCGCTCTGCGGCGTCGGGATGGTCCTCGTCCCGTGGCTGGCGGTGCTGCTGGCCAACGATCGCCCACCCAAGGAGCAGCACCGGCTGGCCAACCGGTTCCAGCGTCGGGCCCGCGAGGAGGCCGCGCCGCGGACTCTCACCGCCGAGGAACACCCGCACAAGATCATCGAAGTCGAGCCCTGA
- a CDS encoding DEAD/DEAH box helicase: MAARLPTIETFPALRAWQRRALVEYLRRRTEDFTAVATPGAGKTTFALRIAAELLADRTVEAVTVVAPTEHLKTQWASAAARIGIQLDAAFRNADLHSAADFHGAVVTYAQVGMAPQVHRRRTMTRRTLVILDEIHHAGDSRSWGDGVKAAFEPAVRRLMLTGTPFRSDDNPIPFVEYERGGDGLLRSRADAVYGYADALRDGVVRPVLFLAYSGETRWRTNAGEELSARLGEPMTQDLIAQAWRTALDPAGDWMPQVLRAADARLTVLRAAGMSDAAGLVIASDQQTARSYAKLLEQVTGERAAVVLSDDVGASARIASFAASEQRWMVAVRMVSEGVDIPRLAVGVYATSASTPLYFAQAIGRFVRARRPGESASVFLPSVPHLLGLASEMEAERDHVLGKPKDRDGFDDELLERAQRDDQASGELEKRFAALSATAELDQVIFDGASFGTAAQAGTPEEEEYLGLPGLLTADQVTVLLNKRQAEQLAAQRRRRDEQPAERAAAGPQAPPVPLSAAQRRVALRRQLNALVAARHHRTGLPHGKIHAELRRRCGGPPSAQATIEQLEERIATVQSL; encoded by the coding sequence GTGGCTGCCCGGTTGCCGACGATCGAGACCTTTCCGGCGCTGCGCGCCTGGCAGCGCCGGGCGTTGGTGGAGTACCTGCGGCGGCGTACCGAGGACTTCACCGCCGTGGCCACCCCCGGCGCGGGCAAGACCACCTTCGCCCTGCGGATCGCCGCGGAGCTGCTCGCCGACCGCACCGTCGAGGCGGTCACCGTGGTCGCCCCCACCGAGCACCTGAAGACCCAGTGGGCCAGCGCCGCCGCCCGGATCGGCATCCAGCTCGACGCCGCCTTTCGCAACGCCGACCTGCACTCGGCCGCCGACTTCCACGGCGCGGTGGTGACGTACGCGCAGGTCGGAATGGCGCCGCAGGTGCACCGTCGGCGCACCATGACCCGCCGTACGCTGGTCATCCTCGACGAGATCCACCACGCCGGCGACTCGCGGTCCTGGGGCGACGGGGTGAAGGCGGCCTTCGAGCCCGCCGTACGCCGCCTGATGCTCACCGGTACGCCGTTCCGCTCCGACGACAACCCGATCCCCTTCGTCGAGTACGAACGCGGCGGCGACGGCCTGCTCCGGTCCCGTGCCGACGCGGTGTACGGCTACGCCGACGCCCTGCGCGACGGGGTGGTCCGGCCGGTGCTGTTCCTGGCCTACTCCGGGGAGACCCGCTGGCGGACCAACGCCGGTGAGGAGCTGTCGGCGCGGCTGGGCGAGCCGATGACGCAGGACCTGATCGCCCAGGCCTGGCGCACCGCGCTGGACCCGGCGGGGGACTGGATGCCGCAGGTGCTGCGGGCCGCCGACGCCCGACTGACCGTGCTACGGGCCGCCGGGATGAGCGACGCCGCCGGCCTGGTCATCGCCAGCGACCAGCAGACCGCCCGCTCGTACGCGAAGCTGCTGGAGCAGGTGACCGGCGAGCGGGCCGCCGTGGTGCTCTCCGACGACGTCGGCGCGTCGGCCCGGATCGCCTCGTTCGCCGCCTCGGAGCAGCGGTGGATGGTCGCGGTGCGGATGGTGTCCGAGGGGGTGGACATCCCCCGGCTGGCCGTCGGGGTCTACGCGACCAGCGCCAGCACTCCGCTCTACTTCGCCCAGGCGATCGGCCGGTTCGTCCGGGCCCGTCGCCCCGGGGAGAGCGCGTCGGTCTTCCTGCCCAGCGTGCCGCACCTGCTCGGGCTGGCCAGCGAGATGGAGGCCGAGCGGGACCACGTGCTCGGCAAACCGAAGGACCGGGACGGCTTCGACGACGAGCTGCTGGAGCGGGCCCAGCGCGACGACCAGGCAAGTGGCGAGTTGGAGAAGCGGTTCGCCGCGCTCTCGGCGACCGCCGAGCTGGACCAGGTGATCTTCGACGGCGCGTCGTTCGGCACCGCGGCGCAGGCCGGTACGCCGGAGGAGGAGGAGTATCTCGGCCTGCCCGGTCTGCTGACCGCGGACCAGGTCACCGTGCTGCTCAACAAGCGGCAGGCGGAGCAGCTCGCGGCCCAGCGTCGCCGACGCGACGAACAGCCCGCTGAGCGGGCCGCTGCGGGACCGCAGGCTCCGCCGGTGCCGCTGAGTGCCGCCCAGCGTCGGGTGGCCCTGAGGCGTCAGCTCAACGCTCTGGTGGCCGCCCGGCACCACCGGACCGGGCTGCCCCACGGCAAGATCCACGCAGAGCTTCGTCGCCGTTGCGGTGGCCCGCCCAGCGCCCAGGCCACGATCGAGCAGCTGGAAGAACGCATCGCCACCGTCCAGTCGCTGTAG
- a CDS encoding iron ABC transporter substrate-binding protein translates to MIAAGLLSVGLVACGAEDEAGTETGAAGDKQITVYSGRNEQLVKPLLEKFTAQTGIAVQARYASTAQLAAQLVEEGDRSPADVFLAQDAGALGAVSKREMFTALPAATVDKVPATYRAGNSHWVGVSARARVLAYNADKVTEAELPASVFELTDPKWKGKVGVAPTNASFQAFVTAITVQHGEARAKEFLAGLKANDPQIRDGNGKILEDVIAGTVPVGLINHYYLGEVAKEQGATVDSLKAKLHFFAGGDTGGLVNVAGVGVLKRAADNPDAQAFVDYLLGPEAQAYFAEQTFEYPVVDGVTGPAGVPALAELQVPQIDLNDLDGLESTITLIKDSGLVP, encoded by the coding sequence ATGATCGCCGCCGGGTTACTCTCCGTCGGTCTGGTCGCCTGCGGCGCCGAGGACGAGGCAGGCACCGAGACGGGTGCCGCCGGCGACAAGCAGATCACCGTCTACAGCGGGCGCAACGAGCAGCTGGTCAAGCCGCTGCTGGAGAAGTTCACCGCGCAGACCGGGATCGCCGTGCAGGCCCGCTACGCCAGCACCGCCCAGCTCGCCGCCCAGCTGGTCGAGGAGGGTGACCGCTCCCCCGCCGACGTCTTCCTGGCCCAGGACGCCGGCGCGCTCGGCGCGGTCTCCAAGCGGGAGATGTTCACCGCGCTGCCCGCCGCGACGGTGGACAAGGTGCCGGCCACCTACCGGGCCGGCAACAGCCACTGGGTCGGCGTGAGCGCCCGGGCCCGGGTACTGGCCTACAACGCCGACAAGGTCACCGAGGCGGAGCTGCCCGCGTCGGTGTTCGAGCTGACCGACCCGAAGTGGAAGGGCAAGGTCGGGGTGGCCCCGACCAACGCCTCGTTCCAGGCGTTCGTCACCGCGATCACGGTGCAGCACGGCGAGGCCCGGGCCAAGGAGTTCCTGGCCGGGCTGAAGGCCAACGACCCGCAGATCCGCGACGGCAACGGCAAGATCCTCGAAGACGTCATCGCCGGCACCGTCCCGGTGGGTCTGATCAACCACTACTACCTCGGCGAGGTCGCCAAGGAGCAGGGGGCCACGGTCGACTCGCTCAAGGCCAAGCTGCACTTCTTCGCCGGTGGGGACACCGGTGGGCTGGTCAACGTCGCTGGGGTGGGTGTGCTGAAGCGGGCCGCCGACAACCCGGACGCGCAGGCCTTCGTGGACTACCTGCTCGGCCCGGAGGCGCAGGCGTACTTCGCCGAGCAGACCTTCGAGTACCCGGTGGTCGACGGCGTCACCGGCCCGGCCGGGGTGCCCGCGCTGGCCGAGCTGCAGGTGCCGCAGATCGACCTGAACGACCTCGACGGGTTGGAGTCCACGATCACGCTGATCAAGGATTCGGGGCTCGTACCCTGA
- a CDS encoding DUF3039 domain-containing protein — MSTEVLERPELKDADTGPEMFHYVRKEKIAESAVMGTFVIALCGETFPVTKAAKPGSPVCPKCKEIYDSWGE, encoded by the coding sequence GTGAGCACAGAGGTTCTCGAACGTCCAGAGCTGAAGGACGCCGACACCGGTCCGGAGATGTTCCACTACGTCCGGAAGGAGAAGATCGCCGAGAGTGCCGTCATGGGCACCTTCGTCATCGCTCTCTGCGGAGAGACGTTTCCGGTGACAAAGGCCGCCAAACCCGGCTCGCCGGTCTGCCCCAAGTGCAAGGAGATCTACGACTCCTGGGGTGAGTGA
- a CDS encoding DUF7455 domain-containing protein produces the protein MTPTLTPPPETVAPPAADERCDRCNAAGKLRITLAGGSELVFCGHHANKYAEDLVKITVKYASDPEFSWRGADLMAN, from the coding sequence ATGACCCCGACCCTCACGCCGCCGCCCGAGACGGTGGCTCCCCCAGCCGCCGATGAACGGTGCGACCGCTGCAATGCTGCCGGCAAGCTCCGGATCACTCTGGCGGGTGGAAGCGAGTTGGTGTTCTGTGGGCACCATGCGAACAAGTATGCGGAGGATCTCGTGAAGATCACCGTGAAGTACGCGTCCGACCCGGAGTTCAGCTGGCGTGGCGCCGATCTGATGGCGAACTGA
- a CDS encoding ABC transporter permease gives MSGVPGRWRRWAPRPALLAASTAAVAVAAVPLTYLAVRTAEAGWERIVAEVWTSRVGWLSLRSLGLAAVVTVACVLLGVGSAYLVTRTDLPGRRVFAVLAALPLAVPTYIAAFAWVSTVDGLAGFWPAALVLTLCSYPYVFLPVAAALRGADPAQEEVSRSLGRGGWRTFTEVTLRQIRPATAAGALLVALYVLSDFGAVSILRTDTFTRAVFVAFDLGFDRTGALVLSSVLVLLTLLLLTGETVTRRRGARYARLGGARRPVVRSRLGAARWPAMAVLLAVAALAFGVPAVSLARRLFAGVSRPGALAEVAVAAGNSLWLSLAGAGLTMLLALPLGLLTARAPGPLTTLLDRTAYLSHALPGVVVGLSLIFFGINVAYPLYQTTWLLALAYATLFLPLAVGAVAGAAAQAPPGLEEVARSLGRSPWDVLRTVTLPLTLPGIGAGAALVFLTGMKELPATLLLRPTGVDTLATELWTSTAVGAHAAAAPYAALLVVISALPTWLLVARSGLLDKEDRR, from the coding sequence CTGTCCGGCGTACCGGGGAGGTGGCGGCGGTGGGCGCCGCGGCCGGCGCTGCTCGCGGCCTCGACCGCCGCGGTGGCCGTGGCCGCCGTCCCGCTCACCTATCTCGCGGTACGCACCGCCGAGGCCGGGTGGGAGCGGATCGTCGCGGAGGTCTGGACCAGCCGGGTCGGCTGGCTGTCCCTGCGCAGCCTGGGCCTGGCCGCCGTGGTCACCGTGGCCTGCGTGCTGCTCGGCGTCGGCTCGGCGTACCTGGTCACCCGGACCGACCTGCCCGGTCGGCGGGTCTTCGCGGTGCTGGCCGCGCTGCCGCTGGCGGTGCCCACCTACATCGCCGCCTTCGCCTGGGTCTCCACCGTCGACGGGCTGGCCGGATTCTGGCCGGCGGCGCTGGTGCTCACCCTCTGCTCGTACCCGTATGTCTTCCTGCCGGTCGCGGCGGCGCTGCGCGGCGCGGACCCGGCCCAGGAGGAGGTCTCCCGGTCGCTGGGGCGGGGCGGCTGGCGGACCTTCACCGAGGTGACCCTGCGCCAGATCCGGCCGGCCACCGCCGCCGGCGCGCTGCTGGTCGCCCTCTACGTGCTCTCCGACTTCGGCGCGGTCTCCATCCTGCGGACCGACACCTTCACCCGGGCCGTCTTCGTCGCCTTCGACCTCGGCTTCGACCGGACCGGCGCGCTGGTGCTCTCCAGCGTGCTGGTGCTGCTGACCCTGCTGCTGCTGACCGGGGAGACGGTCACCCGACGGCGCGGCGCCCGGTACGCCCGGCTCGGTGGCGCCCGCCGGCCGGTGGTCCGGTCGCGCCTCGGCGCGGCCCGGTGGCCGGCGATGGCCGTCCTGCTGGCCGTGGCGGCGCTGGCCTTCGGGGTGCCGGCGGTCAGCCTGGCCCGGCGGCTGTTCGCCGGGGTGTCCCGGCCCGGCGCGCTGGCCGAGGTGGCGGTCGCGGCCGGGAACTCGCTCTGGTTGTCGCTGGCCGGCGCGGGGTTGACCATGCTGCTGGCGCTGCCGCTGGGGCTGCTCACCGCCCGCGCCCCCGGGCCGCTGACCACGCTGCTGGACCGGACGGCGTACCTGTCGCACGCCCTGCCCGGGGTGGTGGTCGGGCTGTCGCTGATCTTCTTCGGGATCAACGTCGCCTACCCGCTGTACCAGACGACGTGGCTGCTGGCGCTCGCGTACGCCACGCTGTTCCTGCCGCTGGCGGTGGGTGCGGTCGCCGGTGCCGCCGCCCAGGCCCCGCCCGGCCTGGAGGAGGTGGCCCGTTCGCTGGGCCGCAGCCCCTGGGACGTGCTGCGCACGGTCACCCTGCCGCTCACCCTGCCCGGCATCGGCGCCGGTGCCGCACTGGTCTTCCTCACCGGTATGAAGGAACTTCCCGCCACCCTGCTGCTGCGGCCCACCGGGGTCGACACGCTGGCCACCGAGCTGTGGACCAGTACGGCCGTCGGCGCGCACGCCGCCGCCGCCCCGTACGCCGCACTGCTGGTGGTCATCTCGGCGCTACCCACCTGGCTGCTGGTGGCCCGCAGCGGCCTGCTCGACAAGGAGGATCGGCGATGA
- a CDS encoding HhH-GPD-type base excision DNA repair protein, with the protein MALSLPIDPAANDLLNRDPLALLVGMTLDQQIPLEKAFTSPYVLAERLGHAPDARELAGYDPEALVAVFARPPALHRFPKAMAARVQEVCRVLVDRYDGDPTRLWAQVADGRELLARIADLPGFGRQKAQIFLALLGKRYDVQPAGWREAAGDYGDADAYRSVADITDGASLTRVREHKKQLKAAAKAAKG; encoded by the coding sequence ATGGCGCTCTCCCTGCCGATCGACCCGGCCGCGAACGACCTGCTCAACCGGGACCCGTTGGCCCTGCTGGTCGGCATGACCCTGGACCAGCAGATCCCGCTGGAGAAGGCGTTCACCTCACCGTACGTGCTCGCCGAGCGGCTCGGGCACGCCCCGGACGCCCGGGAACTGGCCGGATACGACCCGGAGGCGCTGGTCGCGGTCTTCGCCCGGCCACCCGCGCTGCACCGGTTCCCGAAGGCGATGGCCGCCCGGGTGCAGGAGGTCTGCCGGGTACTGGTCGACCGGTACGACGGCGACCCGACCCGGCTCTGGGCGCAGGTGGCCGACGGGCGGGAACTGCTGGCCCGGATCGCCGACCTGCCCGGCTTCGGCCGGCAGAAGGCGCAGATCTTTCTCGCCCTGCTCGGCAAGCGGTACGACGTCCAGCCCGCCGGCTGGCGGGAGGCCGCCGGTGACTACGGCGACGCCGACGCGTACCGGTCGGTGGCCGACATCACCGACGGCGCGTCACTGACCCGGGTACGCGAGCACAAGAAGCAGCTCAAGGCGGCGGCGAAGGCCGCAAAGGGCTGA